From the Planktothrix sp. FACHB-1365 genome, the window CACTTACCCCCTGTATAGAGTTATAGAACCCTCTATCTTTACTGAAATTAATTCAAGTTTAATCATTCTATTTTATTTAACATTATTAGGAATTCCTGTCACTGTAGGATTATTAATTTATAAAGCTTTTCTGGATTATAAACCTTTTGAAAAAGTCCAACTTAATTTTAAAAATAAAAAATTTAATATTTTTTGGTTTTCCTATTTCCCCATTCATAAGCAAGGAGATATTTCCCAAATCCAACAAATTAATTTAATTAGAACAACCGATGATAAAGGTAATTATTATCCGAGTTTAGAAATTGTTACCCAAGAACCCAATATTTTCTTTTTATCCCGTCGCAAAACCTATCGTTTTGGACATCAATTACCCGAAGAAGAATTAAACTGGTTAAAACAAGAATTGCAAAAATGGCTTGCTTCTCAATCCAATCTCCACTAGACTGAATTCGTCTTATTAATCAATTTAGGATATTTAATTTTATGGGATGGTTTGAACGTATTTTTGGCACCCTTACCGGTGAAGTTCCCAGTAAACCGTCTAACGATACGGTACAACAAGCAGCCGCCAATACTTCCCTTCCTCCAGAACGGATTGGAATTGCGGGAGAATATGACGAAAGCGGTCTGGCTAAACGGGTTGTCTTAGCCTTTGACGAAGATCCTGAACTCGATGATATTGGTTCCTTGTGGGTCGCTCAAAAA encodes:
- a CDS encoding BON domain-containing protein, producing MGWFERIFGTLTGEVPSKPSNDTVQQAAANTSLPPERIGIAGEYDESGLAKRVVLAFDEDPELDDIGSLWVAQKGGTVILKGKVPSPGFLEKAVNIAQFQPGAVSVDTSQVTIG